Proteins encoded by one window of Sphingomonas ginkgonis:
- a CDS encoding DUF3089 domain-containing protein has translation MSVRHLTAALALVAAGPALAQAPQPAQRPVPTDYSTPTHWICLPGRKDVCSTPLATTPLTAAGYGPSAPSPVAANPPVDCFYVYPTVSRDPGMNSDLSVSDNEERYAVQSQFARFSGVCRPFAPAYRQMTLGAVAAVAAGTDVKPYAMIAYADVAAAFRTYLQRYNQGRPFVLVGHSQGSLMLQYLIVHEIEGRPVQKQLLLALIPGFNVYVPQGRRMGGTFRSVPLCGRPGETGCVVAYSSFREKNEPPAGAMFGTTDQPGMTVGCVNPASPGSTDWQRLSSDWYARAGNPVPGGPISWSSTGTPPTPWLSTSGLVSGRCVQQGGRGFLSIRTNSRPGEKWTDHVGGEVGALGFFLPGWGMHLNDVNFAQGDLVRLVASVTPRSGTASRPTR, from the coding sequence ATGTCCGTGCGCCACCTGACCGCCGCGCTCGCCCTCGTCGCCGCTGGTCCCGCGCTCGCCCAGGCGCCCCAGCCGGCCCAGCGCCCGGTCCCGACCGACTATTCGACCCCAACCCACTGGATCTGCCTGCCCGGTCGCAAGGACGTCTGCTCGACCCCGCTCGCGACCACCCCGCTGACCGCCGCCGGCTATGGCCCGAGCGCGCCCAGCCCGGTCGCCGCCAACCCCCCGGTCGACTGTTTCTACGTCTACCCGACGGTCAGCCGCGATCCCGGCATGAACAGCGATCTTTCCGTCTCCGACAATGAGGAACGCTACGCCGTCCAGTCGCAATTCGCGCGCTTCTCGGGCGTGTGCCGGCCTTTCGCGCCCGCCTATCGCCAGATGACGCTCGGCGCCGTCGCTGCGGTCGCCGCCGGGACCGACGTCAAGCCCTACGCGATGATCGCCTACGCCGACGTCGCTGCCGCCTTCCGCACCTATCTCCAGCGCTACAACCAGGGCCGCCCCTTCGTGCTCGTCGGGCACAGCCAGGGCTCGCTGATGCTTCAGTACCTCATCGTCCACGAGATCGAGGGCAGGCCCGTCCAGAAGCAGCTGCTGCTCGCGCTGATTCCCGGCTTCAACGTCTATGTCCCGCAGGGTCGGCGGATGGGCGGCACCTTCCGCTCGGTCCCGCTGTGCGGCCGCCCGGGCGAGACCGGCTGCGTCGTTGCCTATTCCAGCTTCCGCGAGAAGAACGAGCCGCCTGCCGGCGCCATGTTCGGCACCACCGACCAGCCCGGCATGACGGTCGGCTGCGTCAACCCGGCGAGCCCCGGCTCGACCGACTGGCAGCGCCTGTCGAGCGACTGGTACGCCCGCGCGGGCAACCCCGTCCCGGGCGGCCCGATCAGCTGGTCCTCGACCGGCACCCCGCCGACTCCCTGGCTCAGCACCTCCGGGCTGGTCTCCGGCCGCTGCGTCCAGCAGGGCGGGCGCGGCTTTCTCTCGATCCGCACCAACAGCCGGCCGGGCGAGAAATGGACCGACCATGTCGGCGGCGAGGTCGGCGCGCTCGGCTTCTTCCTGCCCGGCTGGGGAATGCACCTCAACGACGTCAACTTCGCGCAAGGGGATCTCGTCCGCCTCGTCGCGAGCGTCACTCCTCGATCCGGAACAGCGTCTCGACCGACACGCTGA
- a CDS encoding helix-turn-helix transcriptional regulator, whose protein sequence is MAERLANRLKELRGELGLTQAELAERVGVTRKTVNTVENGVFVPSALLALKLARALSVSVETLFRIEE, encoded by the coding sequence ATGGCTGAGCGGCTGGCCAACCGGCTGAAGGAGCTGCGCGGCGAACTCGGCCTCACCCAGGCCGAACTGGCGGAGCGGGTGGGGGTCACGCGCAAGACGGTGAACACGGTCGAGAACGGAGTGTTCGTGCCCTCGGCGCTGCTCGCGCTCAAGCTGGCGCGGGCGCTCAGCGTGTCGGTCGAGACGCTGTTCCGGATCGAGGAGTGA
- a CDS encoding YbgC/FadM family acyl-CoA thioesterase, with protein sequence MPSLDQPYRGGFVGPEHRFALTVYFEDTDTAGIVYYANYLKFMERARSDMLRAAGIDQRAAMEGGDGVYAVAEAHIRYHRPARLGDDLLLVSTVGPVRAASTVIHQRVMRGTELLAQATVTAAFITLDGRPTRQPREWVERFRSIASQN encoded by the coding sequence ATGCCCAGCCTCGACCAGCCCTATCGCGGCGGCTTCGTCGGCCCCGAGCATCGCTTCGCCCTGACCGTCTACTTCGAGGACACGGACACGGCGGGGATCGTCTACTACGCCAATTATCTGAAGTTCATGGAGCGCGCCCGCTCCGACATGCTGCGCGCCGCCGGGATCGACCAGCGCGCGGCGATGGAGGGCGGGGACGGCGTGTATGCCGTCGCCGAGGCGCACATCCGCTACCACCGCCCGGCCCGGCTCGGCGACGACCTGCTGCTCGTCTCGACGGTCGGTCCGGTCCGCGCCGCCAGCACCGTCATTCATCAGCGAGTCATGCGCGGGACCGAACTGTTGGCCCAGGCGACGGTGACGGCGGCCTTCATCACTCTCGATGGACGTCCGACCCGCCAGCCCAGGGAATGGGTCGAGCGGTTCAGGTCCATCGCCAGCCAGAACTAG
- the tolQ gene encoding protein TolQ produces the protein MPPVTASPDLMSPLTLFLHADVVVKIVMLGLLAASVWTWGIIITHSLRLRQINRQTGAYENDFWAAKDIDDFHARRGKEKLPSAAILTAGIDEWRRSTRNRNMDLSGARERLSGAMSAAIADELDRLADRLNILATVGSVAPFVGLFGTVWGIMRSFTGIAAANNTSLAVVAPGIAEALFATAIGLFAAIPAVIAYNRLTHGLDRLEARLGRFADRFHATLSRELEAA, from the coding sequence ATGCCTCCCGTCACTGCCAGTCCCGACCTCATGAGTCCGCTGACCCTCTTCCTCCACGCCGACGTGGTGGTGAAGATCGTCATGCTCGGCCTGCTCGCCGCCAGCGTCTGGACCTGGGGGATCATCATCACCCACTCGCTCCGGCTGCGCCAGATCAACCGCCAGACCGGCGCCTACGAGAACGACTTCTGGGCGGCCAAGGACATCGACGATTTCCATGCCCGCCGCGGCAAGGAGAAGCTGCCGAGCGCCGCGATCCTCACCGCCGGAATCGACGAGTGGCGCCGCTCGACCCGCAATCGCAACATGGACCTGTCGGGCGCGCGCGAACGGCTGTCGGGGGCGATGAGCGCGGCGATCGCCGACGAGCTCGACCGGCTCGCCGACCGCCTCAACATCCTTGCCACAGTCGGTTCGGTCGCCCCCTTCGTCGGCCTGTTCGGCACCGTCTGGGGGATCATGCGCAGCTTCACCGGGATCGCCGCTGCCAACAACACCAGTCTCGCCGTGGTGGCGCCCGGCATCGCCGAGGCGCTGTTCGCCACCGCCATCGGCCTGTTCGCCGCCATCCCCGCGGTGATCGCCTACAACCGGCTGACCCACGGGCTCGACCGGCTCGAGGCGCGGCTCGGGCGCTTCGCCGACCGCTTCCACGCCACGCTGAGCCGCGAGCTCGAGGCCGCCTGA
- the tolR gene encoding protein TolR gives MAMGVHGRRGRGGRRAPMAEINVTPLVDVMLVLLIIFMVTAPLLATGVPVDLPQSRAAPLDQQAKPTQVSLDAQGRIFIDDAPVAEAALPQRLADLAAAPAPPEGRRVYLRADRSLDYGRVMRVMGELNRAGLNHVALVSTGEDQP, from the coding sequence ATGGCGATGGGGGTCCACGGCCGGCGCGGCCGCGGCGGCCGCCGCGCGCCGATGGCGGAGATCAACGTCACCCCGCTGGTCGACGTCATGCTGGTGCTGCTGATCATCTTCATGGTCACCGCCCCGCTGCTCGCCACCGGCGTGCCGGTCGACCTGCCGCAGAGCCGAGCCGCGCCGCTCGACCAGCAGGCCAAGCCGACCCAGGTCAGCCTCGACGCGCAAGGGCGGATCTTCATCGACGACGCTCCCGTCGCCGAGGCCGCGCTGCCCCAGCGCCTCGCCGACCTCGCCGCAGCGCCCGCCCCGCCCGAGGGCCGCCGGGTCTATCTCCGCGCAGACCGCAGCCTCGACTATGGCCGGGTGATGCGGGTGATGGGCGAACTGAACCGCGCCGGCCTCAACCATGTCGCGCTGGTCTCGACCGGCGAGGACCAACCGTGA
- a CDS encoding cell envelope biogenesis protein TolA: MKLDRAELGGTGVAIALHLALIAALSTSLAHVLPVREPPPIEVEFASDVAPTPAAPAPAAAPAPSQAPEQGEAPPEEAAPPPPPAPAPVVQPAPPPPPRPVPVARPVPTPPPPPVARPAPTPRPAPRPTPVARPAPVQRPAPQPRPAPPQQRPSPPPQRAAPARLQARPAPSPARPSPAPARPAPRVSRLGTDFLKGIGPDSPPARSAPSARPAPSAAPAAAAAPSFSASAVAGVVQAIRRRVQPCADRQVNPGPGANKIKVRLHLRLSRSGGLLGAPQVVGTSGVDEDNDKYEERVKDLAVAAFTGCAPLSGLPADLYKTEDGRGWGDFIMVYSLP, encoded by the coding sequence GTGAAGCTCGACCGGGCGGAACTCGGCGGCACCGGCGTCGCGATCGCGCTTCACCTCGCGCTGATCGCCGCTCTGTCGACGAGCCTCGCCCATGTTCTGCCGGTCAGGGAGCCGCCGCCGATCGAGGTCGAGTTCGCGAGCGACGTCGCCCCAACGCCGGCGGCCCCTGCGCCCGCCGCCGCCCCGGCCCCGAGCCAGGCGCCCGAGCAGGGCGAGGCACCGCCGGAGGAAGCGGCGCCGCCACCGCCGCCCGCGCCGGCCCCGGTCGTCCAGCCGGCGCCCCCGCCTCCGCCGCGCCCGGTGCCCGTCGCGCGACCGGTTCCCACGCCGCCGCCGCCGCCGGTCGCCCGTCCGGCGCCGACGCCGCGCCCGGCCCCGCGGCCGACCCCCGTCGCCCGCCCTGCTCCGGTCCAGCGTCCCGCTCCCCAGCCACGCCCCGCGCCGCCCCAGCAGCGTCCTTCGCCCCCGCCGCAGCGCGCGGCTCCTGCCCGGCTCCAGGCCCGGCCGGCGCCATCCCCTGCCAGACCCTCGCCCGCGCCGGCCCGCCCCGCGCCCCGGGTGTCGCGGCTCGGGACCGATTTCCTGAAGGGGATCGGCCCCGACTCCCCGCCGGCGCGCTCGGCCCCGTCCGCGCGTCCGGCGCCGTCCGCCGCGCCAGCCGCGGCCGCCGCCCCGAGCTTCTCCGCCAGCGCGGTCGCCGGGGTGGTCCAGGCGATCCGCCGCCGGGTCCAGCCCTGCGCCGACCGCCAGGTGAACCCCGGCCCCGGCGCCAACAAGATCAAGGTCCGGCTCCATCTCCGGCTCAGCCGCTCGGGCGGCCTGCTCGGCGCGCCGCAGGTGGTCGGCACCAGCGGGGTCGACGAGGACAACGACAAATATGAGGAGCGGGTGAAGGATCTCGCCGTCGCCGCCTTCACCGGCTGCGCCCCGCTCTCCGGCCTGCCCGCCGACCTCTACAAGACCGAGGACGGGCGCGGCTGGGGCGATTTCATCATGGTCTACAGCCTGCCCTGA
- the tolB gene encoding Tol-Pal system beta propeller repeat protein TolB encodes MRRAMRHFALPLLLLASAAAAQDQPAPAPAAPPPAQGPLEVDVTGGQNGAQVIAVPAMPTPADTQTPAGSTSTLGQQVAGIIASDLRSTGLFTPLGPNGIGRYSFAQSTAPDYPTWRSAGAGQLVAGSVRAEGGNLVVACNLQDVGAGRELVHQDFTVAATDWRRAGHKCADAIYSRLSGERAFLDTRVVYVAETGPRNRLTKRIAIMDSDGSNHRFLTEGDATVTTPRFSPDGTRLAYMSFQGRRPRVWVLDIASGTKRLLIPGIAMTSAPRFSPDGKQIAFAMSRNGTTDIYIAPAAGGGTPTRLTSAPGINTAPSFSPDGSRIAFESDRSGSQQIYVMNADGSDQRRISFGGGSHGQPVWSPRGNQIAFTRVGAFRIGVMSASGGGEKILTDGWQDESPSWAPNGQFIMFNRTSQGSGATALYAVSVNGGPARRLPTPRDGSDPSWSPLQD; translated from the coding sequence CTGAGGAGAGCTATGCGTCACTTCGCCCTTCCCCTTCTGCTCCTCGCCAGCGCCGCCGCCGCGCAGGACCAGCCGGCCCCCGCCCCCGCCGCCCCGCCGCCCGCACAGGGGCCGCTCGAGGTGGACGTCACCGGCGGCCAGAACGGCGCGCAGGTGATCGCCGTTCCCGCCATGCCGACCCCGGCCGACACCCAGACCCCCGCCGGCAGCACCTCGACGCTCGGGCAGCAGGTCGCCGGGATCATCGCCTCCGACCTCCGCTCGACCGGGCTGTTCACCCCGCTCGGTCCCAACGGGATCGGCCGCTACAGCTTCGCCCAGTCGACCGCGCCCGACTATCCGACCTGGCGCTCGGCCGGCGCCGGGCAGCTGGTCGCGGGCAGCGTCCGCGCCGAGGGCGGCAACCTCGTCGTCGCCTGCAACCTCCAAGACGTCGGCGCCGGCCGCGAGCTGGTCCACCAGGACTTCACCGTCGCCGCGACCGACTGGCGCCGCGCCGGGCACAAGTGCGCCGACGCCATCTACTCGCGCCTGTCGGGCGAGCGCGCGTTCCTCGATACCCGGGTCGTCTATGTCGCCGAGACCGGGCCCCGCAACCGCCTGACCAAGCGCATCGCGATCATGGACAGCGACGGGTCCAATCACCGCTTCCTGACCGAGGGCGACGCCACCGTCACCACCCCGCGCTTCTCGCCCGACGGGACGCGGCTGGCCTATATGAGCTTCCAGGGTCGCCGCCCGCGCGTCTGGGTGCTCGACATCGCCAGCGGGACCAAGCGGCTGCTGATCCCGGGGATCGCGATGACCTCCGCCCCGCGCTTCTCGCCCGACGGCAAGCAGATCGCCTTCGCGATGAGCCGCAACGGGACCACCGACATCTATATCGCGCCGGCGGCGGGTGGCGGCACTCCGACCCGCCTGACCAGCGCGCCGGGGATCAACACCGCGCCCAGCTTCTCGCCCGACGGCAGCCGGATCGCCTTCGAGAGCGACCGCTCCGGCTCGCAGCAGATCTACGTCATGAACGCCGACGGCTCGGACCAGCGCCGGATCAGCTTCGGCGGCGGGTCGCACGGCCAGCCGGTGTGGAGCCCGCGCGGCAACCAGATCGCCTTCACCCGCGTCGGCGCCTTCCGCATCGGCGTGATGAGCGCCAGCGGCGGGGGCGAGAAGATCCTGACCGACGGCTGGCAGGACGAAAGCCCGAGCTGGGCACCCAACGGCCAGTTCATCATGTTCAACCGCACCAGCCAGGGCAGCGGCGCGACCGCGCTCTACGCGGTGTCGGTCAACGGCGGCCCCGCCCGGCGGCTGCCCACCCCGCGCGACGGCTCGGACCCGAGCTGGTCGCCGCTCCAGGACTGA
- the pal gene encoding peptidoglycan-associated lipoprotein Pal — protein MRKFLTLTAIALALGAAGCARKRGGVNSTPPVAEAPGTAAANPDDAGELTELPAMQAALRAAAGSDTIYFNTDKSEIDAPSQATLAAQAKWMLANPAVRASVEGHADERGTREYNQALGERRAQAAKLYLMSKGVPEARLLTVSWGKERPVAVGSTEQAWAQNRRAVTVVVK, from the coding sequence ATGCGCAAGTTCCTGACCCTGACCGCCATCGCGCTGGCGCTCGGCGCCGCCGGCTGCGCCCGCAAGCGCGGCGGCGTCAACAGCACGCCGCCGGTCGCCGAGGCGCCGGGCACCGCCGCGGCCAATCCCGACGACGCGGGCGAGCTCACCGAGCTGCCGGCGATGCAGGCCGCGCTACGCGCCGCCGCCGGTTCGGACACCATCTACTTCAATACCGACAAGTCGGAGATCGACGCGCCGTCGCAGGCGACGCTCGCCGCGCAGGCCAAGTGGATGCTCGCCAACCCGGCGGTCCGCGCCTCCGTCGAGGGCCATGCCGACGAGCGCGGCACCCGCGAGTATAATCAGGCGCTGGGCGAGCGCCGCGCGCAGGCGGCCAAGCTCTACCTGATGAGCAAGGGAGTCCCCGAGGCGCGCCTGCTGACCGTCAGCTGGGGCAAGGAGCGACCGGTCGCGGTCGGCTCGACCGAACAGGCTTGGGCCCAGAACCGCCGCGCAGTCACGGTGGTCGTGAAGTAG
- the panC gene encoding pantoate--beta-alanine ligase: MQIIREISALEPALWSLRGKGERIALVPTMGALHEGHLTLVREGRRRADKVAATIFVNPLQFGAGEDLDRYPRQEEADAALLRAAGCDLLWLPTAAQLYPPGFATTIRVAGVSERWDGAARPGHFDGVATVVAKLLLAVRPDVALFGEKDFQQLAVIRRLVADLALPIEVAGVATVRDSDGLALSSRNAYLSAEERRRALALPEALREAAAAIAGGAPVAASLETAAARLWAAGFDPIDYVALVDAESLEPLAEARGRMRLIAAARLGTTRLIDNLPVERSVPDQG; this comes from the coding sequence GTGCAAATCATCCGTGAAATCAGTGCGCTGGAGCCCGCGCTCTGGTCGCTTCGGGGGAAGGGCGAGCGGATCGCGCTGGTGCCCACCATGGGCGCGCTGCACGAGGGGCACCTGACCCTGGTGCGCGAGGGGCGGCGGCGCGCCGACAAGGTGGCGGCGACGATCTTCGTCAACCCGCTGCAGTTCGGCGCCGGCGAGGACCTCGACCGCTACCCCCGGCAGGAGGAGGCCGACGCCGCGCTGCTCCGCGCGGCGGGGTGCGACCTGCTGTGGCTGCCGACCGCGGCGCAGCTCTACCCGCCCGGCTTCGCGACGACGATCCGGGTCGCCGGGGTCAGCGAGCGGTGGGACGGGGCGGCGCGCCCGGGCCATTTCGACGGGGTTGCGACGGTGGTGGCGAAGCTGCTGCTCGCGGTTCGGCCCGACGTCGCGCTGTTCGGGGAGAAGGACTTCCAGCAGCTGGCGGTGATCCGCCGGCTGGTCGCCGACCTCGCGCTGCCGATCGAGGTGGCAGGCGTGGCGACGGTGCGGGACTCGGACGGGCTCGCCCTATCGTCGCGCAACGCCTATCTGTCGGCTGAGGAGCGGCGGCGTGCGCTCGCCTTGCCCGAGGCGCTGCGCGAGGCCGCGGCGGCGATCGCCGGCGGGGCGCCGGTGGCGGCGAGCCTCGAGACGGCGGCGGCGCGGCTGTGGGCGGCGGGGTTCGACCCGATCGACTATGTCGCGCTGGTCGATGCCGAGAGCCTGGAACCGCTGGCCGAGGCGCGCGGACGGATGCGGCTGATCGCCGCGGCTCGGTTAGGGACGACGCGGCTGATCGACAACCTCCCGGTCGAACGGTCCGTACCGGATCAGGGTTAA
- a CDS encoding division plane positioning ATPase MipZ translates to MAHFIVFANEKGGTGKSTTAVHTAVALAAAGQRVAALDLDHRQRTLTRYLENRAATMRRTETDLPQPLFEVLDEQTPEALGEAIERLAQQADVIVIDTPGRDDAVARAAIVRADTLVTPMNDSFVDLDLIGQVHPENFKITRPSFYAELIWNSRTQRAKSTGKSVDWVVLRNRLQHIQSHNLQRVGAAMDELARRVGFRVIPGLGERVIYRELFPKGLTLLDLKHIGDAGLAHIAARQELREMVAGLGIPGEEKTAKVA, encoded by the coding sequence TTGGCCCACTTCATCGTCTTCGCCAACGAGAAAGGCGGGACCGGCAAGTCGACGACCGCGGTCCACACCGCCGTCGCGCTGGCGGCCGCGGGGCAGCGCGTCGCCGCGCTCGACCTCGACCATCGCCAGCGCACGCTCACCCGCTATCTCGAGAACCGCGCCGCGACCATGCGCCGGACGGAGACCGACCTGCCCCAGCCGCTGTTCGAGGTGCTCGACGAGCAGACCCCGGAGGCGCTCGGCGAAGCGATCGAGCGGCTCGCGCAGCAGGCCGACGTGATCGTCATCGACACACCCGGCCGCGACGACGCGGTGGCGCGCGCCGCGATCGTCCGCGCCGACACGCTGGTCACGCCGATGAACGACAGTTTCGTCGACCTCGACCTCATCGGCCAGGTCCATCCCGAGAACTTCAAGATCACCCGTCCGAGCTTCTATGCCGAGCTGATCTGGAATAGCCGCACCCAGCGCGCCAAGTCGACCGGCAAGAGCGTCGACTGGGTGGTGTTGCGCAACCGCCTCCAGCACATCCAGTCGCACAACCTCCAGCGGGTCGGCGCGGCGATGGACGAGCTCGCCCGCCGGGTCGGCTTCCGGGTCATCCCCGGGCTCGGCGAGCGCGTCATCTACCGCGAGCTCTTCCCCAAGGGGCTGACCCTGCTCGACCTCAAGCATATCGGCGATGCCGGCCTCGCCCACATCGCGGCTCGGCAGGAGCTGCGCGAGATGGTCGCCGGGCTCGGAATCCCGGGCGAGGAGAAGACCGCCAAGGTCGCCTGA
- the pgmG gene encoding phosphoglucomutase/phosphomannomutase PgmG: MTHQFESTILREYDIRGIVGHTLHEADAYAIGRTLGSMARDEGVTTLAVGRDGRTHSERLEAELVRGLTETGIDVVRTGMGPSPMLYFATHTLDVGGGIQVTGSHNPADYNGFKMLLSGRSVFGEEIQGLGRRAGEGRWHDGQGKVTQVDILDRYVDRLVEGFRGKAMRVGWDAGNGAAGPALEKLVKKLPGEHHTIYTDVDGNFPNHHPDPTVEKNLEDLKKLVAEKNLDLGIAFDGDGDRIGAVDAKGRVIWGDQLLAILAEPVLKDEPGATIIADVKASQALFDRIGELGGQPLMWKTGHSLIKSKMKETKAPLAGEMSGHIFFKHRWFGFDDALYASVRLLEAVSESGQSLTELRDAMPDNRATPEMRFPVDESRKFAVVTEVLDRLKGDGVRVDATDGARVMTDDGWWLLRASNTQDVLVARAEARDDAGLERLLTAIDQQLAHSGVERTEDSH, translated from the coding sequence ATGACTCACCAATTCGAAAGCACCATCCTCCGCGAATATGATATTCGCGGGATCGTCGGCCACACGCTCCACGAGGCGGACGCCTATGCCATCGGGCGGACGCTCGGCTCCATGGCGCGCGACGAGGGCGTCACCACGCTCGCGGTCGGCCGCGATGGCCGGACCCACTCGGAACGGCTCGAGGCCGAGCTGGTCCGCGGCCTGACCGAGACCGGGATCGACGTCGTCCGCACCGGCATGGGCCCCTCGCCGATGCTCTACTTCGCCACCCACACGCTCGACGTCGGCGGCGGCATCCAGGTCACCGGCAGCCACAACCCGGCCGACTACAACGGCTTCAAGATGCTGCTCTCCGGCCGCTCGGTGTTCGGCGAGGAAATCCAGGGTCTCGGCCGCCGCGCCGGCGAGGGCCGCTGGCACGACGGCCAGGGCAAGGTCACGCAAGTCGACATCCTCGACCGCTACGTCGACCGGCTGGTCGAGGGTTTCCGCGGCAAGGCGATGCGCGTCGGCTGGGACGCCGGCAACGGCGCCGCCGGGCCCGCGCTGGAGAAGCTGGTCAAGAAGCTCCCGGGCGAGCATCACACCATCTACACCGACGTCGACGGCAACTTCCCCAACCACCATCCCGATCCCACGGTCGAGAAGAACCTCGAGGATCTGAAGAAGCTCGTCGCGGAGAAAAATCTCGATCTCGGCATCGCCTTTGATGGCGACGGCGACCGGATCGGCGCGGTCGATGCCAAGGGCCGGGTGATCTGGGGCGACCAGTTGCTCGCGATCCTCGCCGAGCCGGTGCTCAAGGACGAGCCGGGCGCCACCATCATCGCCGACGTCAAGGCCAGCCAGGCGCTGTTCGACCGCATCGGCGAGCTCGGCGGCCAGCCGCTGATGTGGAAGACCGGCCACAGCCTCATCAAGTCCAAGATGAAGGAAACCAAGGCCCCGCTCGCCGGCGAGATGAGCGGCCACATCTTCTTCAAGCATCGCTGGTTCGGCTTCGACGACGCGCTCTACGCCTCGGTCCGCCTCTTGGAGGCGGTGAGCGAGAGCGGCCAGTCGCTGACCGAGCTGCGCGATGCCATGCCCGACAATCGCGCCACCCCCGAGATGCGCTTCCCGGTCGACGAGAGCCGCAAGTTCGCGGTGGTGACCGAGGTGCTCGACCGCCTCAAGGGCGACGGAGTCCGCGTCGACGCGACCGACGGCGCTCGGGTGATGACCGACGACGGCTGGTGGCTGCTGCGCGCCTCCAACACCCAGGACGTGCTCGTCGCCCGCGCCGAGGCGCGCGACGACGCGGGCCTCGAGCGGCTGCTCACCGCGATCGACCAGCAGCTCGCCCACTCGGGCGTCGAGCGCACCGAGGACAGCCACTAG
- a CDS encoding SDR family NAD(P)-dependent oxidoreductase, with translation MCWSRPRAAILLAGALLSGCAVDARLRPAEYRQLGGRTFVIVGASSGFGQGAALRLGQNHANVVLAARRGDLLEEIAGRIRASGGQALVVPTDAGDPAAMEALGRAAMQRFGRIDVWMNIAGVGAIGRFWDIPAADQSRLIDTNLKGVVYGSRVALRQFVAQGQGTLVNMGSVESVIPIAYHASYAATKAGVLSLGRAINQELRQAGKGGTIRVATVMPYAADTPFFDHAANYSGHTGRMILMDHPSKIVDALMWVSLHPREELPVGWKAQAATSAHGFLPDLTEHVAADIQLREMRKGAALPATTGAVHAPMAAGRTEEGGVKCRAQAEDAARLRGGAGDRPQ, from the coding sequence ATGTGCTGGTCGAGGCCTAGAGCCGCGATCCTGCTGGCGGGCGCGCTGCTGTCCGGCTGCGCGGTCGACGCCCGGCTCCGACCCGCCGAGTATCGCCAGCTCGGCGGGCGGACCTTCGTCATCGTCGGCGCCTCGAGCGGCTTCGGCCAGGGCGCGGCGCTGCGGCTCGGGCAGAACCACGCCAATGTCGTGCTGGCGGCGCGGCGGGGCGACCTGCTGGAGGAGATCGCCGGCCGGATCCGCGCCTCGGGCGGACAGGCGCTGGTGGTGCCGACCGACGCCGGCGACCCGGCGGCGATGGAGGCGCTCGGCCGCGCCGCGATGCAGCGGTTCGGACGGATCGACGTGTGGATGAACATCGCCGGGGTGGGCGCGATCGGGCGCTTCTGGGACATCCCGGCGGCCGACCAGTCGCGGCTGATCGACACCAACTTGAAGGGCGTGGTCTACGGCAGCCGGGTCGCGCTGCGCCAGTTCGTCGCGCAGGGGCAGGGCACGCTGGTCAACATGGGCTCGGTCGAGAGCGTGATCCCGATCGCCTATCATGCGAGCTACGCCGCGACCAAGGCGGGGGTGCTGAGCCTCGGCCGCGCGATCAACCAGGAGCTGCGACAGGCCGGCAAGGGGGGGACAATCCGGGTCGCGACCGTCATGCCCTATGCCGCCGACACGCCCTTCTTCGACCATGCGGCCAATTACAGCGGGCACACCGGGCGGATGATCCTGATGGATCACCCGTCCAAGATCGTCGACGCGCTGATGTGGGTCTCGCTCCACCCGCGCGAAGAGCTGCCGGTGGGGTGGAAGGCGCAGGCGGCGACCAGCGCGCACGGGTTTCTGCCGGACCTCACCGAACATGTCGCGGCGGACATCCAGCTGCGCGAGATGAGGAAGGGCGCGGCGCTGCCGGCGACCACTGGGGCGGTCCATGCGCCGATGGCGGCCGGGCGCACCGAGGAAGGCGGGGTCAAGTGCCGCGCGCAGGCGGAGGACGCGGCGCGCCTTCGGGGTGGCGCGGGAGACCGGCCGCAGTAA